The window CTGGTGCAGGATCTTCCTGACCTCGCTTGCATTCTGCGCAAGACCAACGTGCTCACGGAGCCAGACCCCAACCGGCAGGGCACCGGCGTTGTGGGGGCCCGGAGCGGTCTTCATGACGAATTTCTGTACTTTCTTCGGGATGTGCCAGGACTCCGGCGCCACCAGTCGCTTAAGATAGGGGGACATTATTCTTCGCCTCCGAGTCTCTCCGCACGGAGTTTGTCTTTCAGATTGAGCTTCGTGATCTGCACGTTCGAGGGATCGATCGGCCGGGGAACCTCAGTTCCATCCGCCTTCGTCACCGTAACACCGTGCACAACCAGCCGGCACGTCTTCATATCTACCGCGTCGACGACGCCCTCTTCACCAGCGAAATCTCCGCGGAGGACTTTCACGGTGTCGCCCTTGACCACACGGACTCTCCGGGTTTTGTGCTTCTCACGGAGTTCGGGGGAGAGCGGTGCGGAGAGGAATCGCCCCCTGGTGTGGTTAGGTGCGTTGTAACGCGCCTTACGCTGTTTTCTCGGTTGTTTACTTGCTATGCG of the Methanoculleus thermophilus genome contains:
- the rplX gene encoding 50S ribosomal protein L24 → MVRIASKQPRKQRKARYNAPNHTRGRFLSAPLSPELREKHKTRRVRVVKGDTVKVLRGDFAGEEGVVDAVDMKTCRLVVHGVTVTKADGTEVPRPIDPSNVQITKLNLKDKLRAERLGGEE